tGTACAACTAGGTGCACAACAAAAGACGTacctagaaaagataaaacgacttataatttgaaacggagggagtaattggtTGTTTGTTTTCCAGTCTAGGTCTTCCCAAATATTTCGATGTAAGAAGAGGGCAGTCTGTGGTTCTACATGCATGTGTCCTCAGCCTCTATCTGGTGAACATTTAGGCGTTTAGCTTTGATTCGTTGCAACTTATATATCTTTCCTTATATAATttttacttcctccgtttcaatttgtagatcgttttgacttttctaaatttatagatgtttgtatgcatctagatatacactatatttaggcacatataaatatttatatttatgcacctagaaaagttacAACGACGTACAATTTGGTACaatttggacggagggagtacatatcCAGCTGGTCATGGGCTAATTCTCACTTATCTATAAGCTGTCAAGTGTGAGCATGCGACTGTCAGCGCATAACACCGTACCGGCCGATTTAGATCAGTTATCTGGTGTGTGTGTGGGCTGGGGGACTTAATTGAGCCTCGTCTTAGTTAGGGGTGAGCTAGCCTCCAGAGAAACAGTAGGAGCACGTGTTGGCAAGGAAGCCAAGGCCTGCATCGGGCGGACGAGTGGGGACACCAGCAGCACCACACCATATACATGCACATTAGAACGGATAATGATTCTTTCCTTTCGTTTAGTTTAAATGTTTTAAATAATATCATGCAGTTTCGTTGATTCTTCCATAATGCACAGTTGTCAAAGTCGTGCAAgcagaattcaaattcaaacaaGCCTTTGCTTCAAATTCAAACAGAATTACTGTGCCTTATTGTGGGAGTTTTGTCAAAGTCGTGCAAgcagaattcaaattcaaacaaGCCTTTGCTTCCTATAAACATGCATCACGCATGCAGTAGATGACCCGTTGACGACCGGCGTCAACGCGCTAACTATAATAAGAGGAAAACGAAACAAAAGAAAGATGGCCGGTCTGAGAATGATCGATTAATTATTCAGGTGTCGCGATCATTGGGCGTCATGAAAAATCAAGCGTTTGCCTGGTTTTCGTTGTCAACGCGATCAGTGACCGGACTAAAAGCTCCAAAGCCCCGAACCTGAGCCACTACCACTTCCGTTTTCCTCCATCGTGTtggcgtccgccgccgtcggtgaAGCCGGCAGCAAGTACGCATGGCTCCCCACCTCAGTTGGAGAGAAGAGCGGCGGCAGGTCGGCCAGCAGCTCCGATCAGTCGAAGGTCGGGACGGACACCTGCAGCGGGGctggtggcgcggccggcgccggcgcaggttCCATTGGCGCAACGTCACCGTGCGCCTGCAGCGTGggctcgggcggcggctgggCTGCATCCCACGggtcgacgtcggcggcggccgggtcggcgtGGGACACTGCGGCAGCGTACACCTCGTTCGGGTCGCTGGTGCGGCGGACGCCCGGCGGCGAGCCCGGGAAGTTGAGCCCGTctgcgccgccggagccgcggaggcagagGTACGCGGCGTCGAACGCCCGTGCCGCCTTCTCCGGCGCGTCGTAGGAGCCGAGCCATATCCGGTCGCGGCTGTTGGGCAGGCGGATCTCCGACGCCCACCTGACCCActtgcgccgccgcacgcccttGTATTTCCTctctcccgccggcgccgccgccgcggcgctgggcTGCATGTCGCGAGCAGAAAACCGTCGTTCAGTCGTTGTGCTTGTGCGTTCGTTGTAGGTTGGCAGCTCATGCACTAGCTGCTGCTGAGTGCATGGGAAGCAGGAAAGCTCGAGGCCGCTCGTTTTACACGTTCAGGTTGCAGACGTGGGAGGAAGCTGGGGGACGCGGCGGGCCAGAACGAGTGGGATGGTGACACATGCGGAGACTGCCCTCCACAGCGAGACTGGGCAACACGTAGACTCAGACTTCTAACCGTACGGTCGTCCCGTGCATTCACATTATTACTACGTGTGTTGGCTTTGGACGGTTTGCTAGTGAACAAAAACATCGTCGCAAAAGTTGGCGTTTGGGACTTCTGCATTTCaagtttccttttccttctaaaGACTAGAACCAAAGCTCTGACCGTATGATAGACTGAAAATGTATTCAGGGAGATAGTTTGTGTATTTTGAAGATGTAATTCTGTAATTATGATGGCATATCAAACGATTTAGATGAGATTCTACAGACGTTTAAGATGATCATTTGTGTGACATAGCGGCAACGGTTTTTAGTCCCGCATTCTTCTAGCTAGAATATATGACCCAAGCTGATTATATTTTGTGGTTATTTTCATAAATCTCAATGGTAAATTCGAATAATATGGATGTACTCCGATTCCCCCGATTGGAAATAGATGTCGTTCCAATTGGAAAATTTTGACCGACACTAGTTCAACAATCTTATTGGAAATGACAAATTCTCacgaatggagggagtatctctTTAGTTTATAGTGTTATAGGTGAGGTGGATGGAGAACAACATAAGAAGAGTTATATATATACTCTTT
Above is a genomic segment from Setaria viridis chromosome 4, Setaria_viridis_v4.0, whole genome shotgun sequence containing:
- the LOC117852448 gene encoding ethylene-responsive transcription factor ERF018: MQPSAAAAAPAGERKYKGVRRRKWVRWASEIRLPNSRDRIWLGSYDAPEKAARAFDAAYLCLRGSGGADGLNFPGSPPGVRRTSDPNEVYAAAVSHADPAAADVDPWDAAQPPPEPTLQAHGDVAPMEPAPAPAAPPAPLQVSVPTFD